A portion of the Glycine max cultivar Williams 82 chromosome 10, Glycine_max_v4.0, whole genome shotgun sequence genome contains these proteins:
- the LOC100780398 gene encoding imidazoleglycerol-phosphate dehydratase, chloroplastic, with protein sequence MGWQLASHGLFDVRIKATGDIHIDDHHTNEDVALAIGTALLHALGDRKGINRFGNFSAPLDEALIHVSLDLSGRPHLSYNLDIPTQRVGTYDTQLVEHFFQSLVNTSGMTLHIQQLMFYIPILKTFNRIYIEATFKAFARAIRQATGYDPRHRISMCSSKGVLSRS encoded by the exons ATGGGTTGG CAACTTGCTTCACACGGGCTGTTCGATGTACGCATAAAGGCTACAGGTGACATACATATTGATGATCATCACACGAATGAAGACGTTGCCCTTGCTATTGGAACC GCTTTGCTGCATGCTCTTGGCGATAGGAAGGGTATTAACCGGTTTGGTAACTTCTCTGCTCCACTGGATGAAGCATTAATCCATGTTTCACTG GATTTGTCTGGCCGACCACATCTAAGTTATAATTTGGACATACCCACTCAGAGGGTTGGGACATATGATACTCAG TTGGTGGAGCATTTCTTCCAATCCCTGGTGAACACGTCTGGTATGACACTTCACATTCAGCAG ttaatgttttatattccaattttgaaaacttttaaCAGAATATATATTGAAGCAACCTTCAAAGCTTTTGCTCGGGCTATTCGACAAGCAACAGGGTATGATCCACGTCACC GAATTTCTATGTGCAGTTCGAAAGGGGTTCTGTCTCGTAGCTAA
- the WNK2 gene encoding with no lysine kinase 2 — MNGAAFVVAECCEYVEVDPTGRYGRYSEILGKGASKTVYRAFDEYEGIEVAWNQVKFYDFLQNPEDLERLYSEIHLLKTLKHKNIMKFYTSWVDTTNRHINFVTEMFTSGTLRQYRLKHKRVNIRAVKHWCRQILEGLLYLHSHDPPVIHRDLKCDNIFINGNQGEVKIGDLGLAAILRKSNAARCVGTPEFMAPEVYEEDYNELVDIYSFGMCILEMVTFEYPYSECNHPAQIYKKVVSGKKPEALYKVDNTEVRQFVEKCLATVSLRLSARELLDDPFLQIYDYGFDSKVVQYHRDCYEVNPLIRQPLNGIYSINNNLMSGDTDNVGGYGPVSKLDYHRDDFEASEIGLFGCEEDDNLAEVDTTIKGRREDDGIFLRLRIADKEGRIRNIYFPFDIETDTALSVANEMVAELDINDQDVTNLANMIDNEIATLVPEWKTGPIIEEKSECSSASVCLNCAANGYLFDYVLSNNPCGKNLQFLHCSKTGCAAVHGRFEEITYQVEGSKNSAREAHEASNSSNIKEDGKTINVDEQSDLNTRKPSSNPAPNCVFLDYENEIRQELRWLKAKYQMQLRELRDQQLGGKPKFTSISPDTDKLEHLKDGILRLSDASNLKIQNNKPLLKTIDFFTGVLLPHSLQRATSLPVDAVDV; from the exons ATGAATGGTGCTGCATTTGTTGTGGCAGAGTGCTGTGAGTATGTGGAAGTCGATCCCACGGGAAGATATGGAAGA TATAGTGAAATTCTTGGCAAAGGAGCTTCCAAGACAGT CTATAGAGCATTTGATGAGTATGAAGGGATAGAAGTAGCATGGAATCAAGTAAAGTTTTATGACTTTTTGCAGAATCCTGAAGATCTTGAGAGGTTATACAGTGAAATTCATCTTCTCAAGACATTGAAACACAAGAACATCATGAAGTTCTATACTTCCTGGGTTGATACTACCAACAGACACATTAACTTTGTCACTGAGATGTTTACCTCTGGGACTCTAAGACA GTACAGACTTAAACACAAACGGGTGAACATCAGAGCTGTTAAGCATTGGTGCAGGCAGATTTTGGAAGGGCTTCTGTATCTGCACAGCCATGATCCTCCTGTGATCCATAGAGATCTCAAGTGTGACAACATTTTCATCAATGGCAACCAAGGGGAAGTCAAAATTGGTGATCTTGGCCTTGCTGCAATTCTCCGCAAATCTAATGCTGCTCGCTGTGTTG GCACACCTGAGTTTATGGCTCCAGAAGTGTATGAAGAGGATTACAATGAGTTGGTTGACATATACTCTTTTGGAATGTGCATCTTAGAGATGGTCACTTTTGAATATCCTTATAGTGAATGCAACCATCCTGCTCAAATTTACAAGAAAGTTGTATCT GGGAAGAAGCCCGAAGCTCTTTACAAAGTAGACAATACCGAGGTTAGGCAGTTTGTAGAGAAATGCTTAGCAACTGTGTCCCTCAGACTTTCAGCTAGGGAACTCTTGGATGACCCTTTTCTCCAAATTTATGATTATGGATTTGACTCAAAAGTTGTGCAGTATCATAGAGATTGCTATGAAGTAAACCCATTAATTAGACAACCTTTGAATGGAATTTACAGCATTAACAACAACTTAATGAGTGGGGACACTGATAATGTTGGTGGTTATGGACCTGTATCTAAATTGGATTATCATCGAGACGATTTTGAAGCAAGTGAAATTGGTCTCTTTGGTTGTGAAGAGGATGACAATTTGGCCGAAGTTGACACCACAATCAAAGGTAGAAGAGAAGATGATGGCATCTTTTTGAGACTCAGAATAGCAGATAAGGAAG GTCGAATTAGAAACATCTACTTCCCATTTGACATTGAGACTGATACCGCACTGAGTGTTGCAAATGAAATGGTAGCTGAGCTTGATATAAATGACCAAGATGTAACAAATTTAGCAAATATGATAGACAATGAAATTGCAACATTGGTTCCAGAGTGGAAAACAGGACCCATAATAGAGGaaaaatcagaatgttcaagTGCAAGTGTCTGCCTCAATTGTGCTGCAAACGGTTACTTGTTTGATTATGTATTATCAAATAATCCATGTGGCAAGAACCTTCAATTTCTTCATTGTTCTAAAACTGGATGTGCTGCAGTTCATGGCCGATTCGAAGAGATAACATACCAAGTTGAAGGGTCTAAAAATAGTGCTAGAGAAG CTCATGAGGCATCAAACTCATCAAACATCAAGGAGGATGGAAAAACTATTAATGTGGATGAACAAAGTGATCTCAATAccagaaagccttcttcaaaccCTGCACCAAATTGTGTTTTCTTGGActatgaaaatgaaattagGCAAGAACTAAGATGGCTCAAAGCAAAGTACCAGATGCAGCTAAGGGAGCTTAGAGACCAACAACTTGGGGGTAAACCAAAATTTACTAGCATATCTCCTGACACCGATAAATTGGAGCATTTGAAAGATGGAATTCTGAGGCTATCAGATGCATCCAACTTGAAGATACAAAACAATAAACCACTATTGAAAACTATA GATTTCTTTACAGGAGTATTGCTTCCACACTCACTTCAGAGGGCAACCTCACTTCCTGTTGATGCAGTAGATGTCTAG
- the WNK2 gene encoding with no lysine kinase 2 isoform X1, which translates to MNGAAFVVAECCEYVEVDPTGRYGRYSEILGKGASKTVYRAFDEYEGIEVAWNQVKFYDFLQNPEDLERLYSEIHLLKTLKHKNIMKFYTSWVDTTNRHINFVTEMFTSGTLRQYRLKHKRVNIRAVKHWCRQILEGLLYLHSHDPPVIHRDLKCDNIFINGNQGEVKIGDLGLAAILRKSNAARCVGTPEFMAPEVYEEDYNELVDIYSFGMCILEMVTFEYPYSECNHPAQIYKKVVSGKKPEALYKVDNTEVRQFVEKCLATVSLRLSARELLDDPFLQIYDYGFDSKVVQYHRDCYEVNPLIRQPLNGIYSINNNLMSGDTDNVGGYGPVSKLDYHRDDFEASEIGLFGCEEDDNLAEVDTTIKGRREDDGIFLRLRIADKEGRIRNIYFPFDIETDTALSVANEMVAELDINDQDVTNLANMIDNEIATLVPEWKTGPIIEEKSECSSASVCLNCAANGYLFDYVLSNNPCGKNLQFLHCSKTGCAAVHGRFEEITYQVEGSKNSAREGALDASSQSNDIQYTDIWAQRDEPELCHEELKDIHCDQAHEASNSSNIKEDGKTINVDEQSDLNTRKPSSNPAPNCVFLDYENEIRQELRWLKAKYQMQLRELRDQQLGGKPKFTSISPDTDKLEHLKDGILRLSDASNLKIQNNKPLLKTIVSGKHFHIESEKCNSLADQMVQNVDEIRRSNSPEQMITVKDFFTGVLLPHSLQRATSLPVDAVDV; encoded by the exons ATGAATGGTGCTGCATTTGTTGTGGCAGAGTGCTGTGAGTATGTGGAAGTCGATCCCACGGGAAGATATGGAAGA TATAGTGAAATTCTTGGCAAAGGAGCTTCCAAGACAGT CTATAGAGCATTTGATGAGTATGAAGGGATAGAAGTAGCATGGAATCAAGTAAAGTTTTATGACTTTTTGCAGAATCCTGAAGATCTTGAGAGGTTATACAGTGAAATTCATCTTCTCAAGACATTGAAACACAAGAACATCATGAAGTTCTATACTTCCTGGGTTGATACTACCAACAGACACATTAACTTTGTCACTGAGATGTTTACCTCTGGGACTCTAAGACA GTACAGACTTAAACACAAACGGGTGAACATCAGAGCTGTTAAGCATTGGTGCAGGCAGATTTTGGAAGGGCTTCTGTATCTGCACAGCCATGATCCTCCTGTGATCCATAGAGATCTCAAGTGTGACAACATTTTCATCAATGGCAACCAAGGGGAAGTCAAAATTGGTGATCTTGGCCTTGCTGCAATTCTCCGCAAATCTAATGCTGCTCGCTGTGTTG GCACACCTGAGTTTATGGCTCCAGAAGTGTATGAAGAGGATTACAATGAGTTGGTTGACATATACTCTTTTGGAATGTGCATCTTAGAGATGGTCACTTTTGAATATCCTTATAGTGAATGCAACCATCCTGCTCAAATTTACAAGAAAGTTGTATCT GGGAAGAAGCCCGAAGCTCTTTACAAAGTAGACAATACCGAGGTTAGGCAGTTTGTAGAGAAATGCTTAGCAACTGTGTCCCTCAGACTTTCAGCTAGGGAACTCTTGGATGACCCTTTTCTCCAAATTTATGATTATGGATTTGACTCAAAAGTTGTGCAGTATCATAGAGATTGCTATGAAGTAAACCCATTAATTAGACAACCTTTGAATGGAATTTACAGCATTAACAACAACTTAATGAGTGGGGACACTGATAATGTTGGTGGTTATGGACCTGTATCTAAATTGGATTATCATCGAGACGATTTTGAAGCAAGTGAAATTGGTCTCTTTGGTTGTGAAGAGGATGACAATTTGGCCGAAGTTGACACCACAATCAAAGGTAGAAGAGAAGATGATGGCATCTTTTTGAGACTCAGAATAGCAGATAAGGAAG GTCGAATTAGAAACATCTACTTCCCATTTGACATTGAGACTGATACCGCACTGAGTGTTGCAAATGAAATGGTAGCTGAGCTTGATATAAATGACCAAGATGTAACAAATTTAGCAAATATGATAGACAATGAAATTGCAACATTGGTTCCAGAGTGGAAAACAGGACCCATAATAGAGGaaaaatcagaatgttcaagTGCAAGTGTCTGCCTCAATTGTGCTGCAAACGGTTACTTGTTTGATTATGTATTATCAAATAATCCATGTGGCAAGAACCTTCAATTTCTTCATTGTTCTAAAACTGGATGTGCTGCAGTTCATGGCCGATTCGAAGAGATAACATACCAAGTTGAAGGGTCTAAAAATAGTGCTAGAGAAGGTGCATTAGATGCATCAAGCCAATCCAATGACATTCAATATACAGATATCTGGGCTCAGAGAGATGAACCAGAGTTATGCCATGAAGAGTTAAAAGACATACACTGTGACCAAGCTCATGAGGCATCAAACTCATCAAACATCAAGGAGGATGGAAAAACTATTAATGTGGATGAACAAAGTGATCTCAATAccagaaagccttcttcaaaccCTGCACCAAATTGTGTTTTCTTGGActatgaaaatgaaattagGCAAGAACTAAGATGGCTCAAAGCAAAGTACCAGATGCAGCTAAGGGAGCTTAGAGACCAACAACTTGGGGGTAAACCAAAATTTACTAGCATATCTCCTGACACCGATAAATTGGAGCATTTGAAAGATGGAATTCTGAGGCTATCAGATGCATCCAACTTGAAGATACAAAACAATAAACCACTATTGAAAACTATAGTTTCTGGGAAGCATTTTCATATTGAATCGGAGAAATGCAACAGTTTGGCTGATCAAATGGTTCAAAATGTTGATGAGATTCGTCGGTCTAACAGTCCTGAGCAAATGATCACAGTCAAGGATTTCTTTACAGGAGTATTGCTTCCACACTCACTTCAGAGGGCAACCTCACTTCCTGTTGATGCAGTAGATGTCTAG
- the WNK2 gene encoding with no lysine kinase 2 isoform X2 has translation MKFYTSWVDTTNRHINFVTEMFTSGTLRQYRLKHKRVNIRAVKHWCRQILEGLLYLHSHDPPVIHRDLKCDNIFINGNQGEVKIGDLGLAAILRKSNAARCVGTPEFMAPEVYEEDYNELVDIYSFGMCILEMVTFEYPYSECNHPAQIYKKVVSGKKPEALYKVDNTEVRQFVEKCLATVSLRLSARELLDDPFLQIYDYGFDSKVVQYHRDCYEVNPLIRQPLNGIYSINNNLMSGDTDNVGGYGPVSKLDYHRDDFEASEIGLFGCEEDDNLAEVDTTIKGRREDDGIFLRLRIADKEGRIRNIYFPFDIETDTALSVANEMVAELDINDQDVTNLANMIDNEIATLVPEWKTGPIIEEKSECSSASVCLNCAANGYLFDYVLSNNPCGKNLQFLHCSKTGCAAVHGRFEEITYQVEGSKNSAREGALDASSQSNDIQYTDIWAQRDEPELCHEELKDIHCDQAHEASNSSNIKEDGKTINVDEQSDLNTRKPSSNPAPNCVFLDYENEIRQELRWLKAKYQMQLRELRDQQLGGKPKFTSISPDTDKLEHLKDGILRLSDASNLKIQNNKPLLKTIVSGKHFHIESEKCNSLADQMVQNVDEIRRSNSPEQMITVKDFFTGVLLPHSLQRATSLPVDAVDV, from the exons ATGAAGTTCTATACTTCCTGGGTTGATACTACCAACAGACACATTAACTTTGTCACTGAGATGTTTACCTCTGGGACTCTAAGACA GTACAGACTTAAACACAAACGGGTGAACATCAGAGCTGTTAAGCATTGGTGCAGGCAGATTTTGGAAGGGCTTCTGTATCTGCACAGCCATGATCCTCCTGTGATCCATAGAGATCTCAAGTGTGACAACATTTTCATCAATGGCAACCAAGGGGAAGTCAAAATTGGTGATCTTGGCCTTGCTGCAATTCTCCGCAAATCTAATGCTGCTCGCTGTGTTG GCACACCTGAGTTTATGGCTCCAGAAGTGTATGAAGAGGATTACAATGAGTTGGTTGACATATACTCTTTTGGAATGTGCATCTTAGAGATGGTCACTTTTGAATATCCTTATAGTGAATGCAACCATCCTGCTCAAATTTACAAGAAAGTTGTATCT GGGAAGAAGCCCGAAGCTCTTTACAAAGTAGACAATACCGAGGTTAGGCAGTTTGTAGAGAAATGCTTAGCAACTGTGTCCCTCAGACTTTCAGCTAGGGAACTCTTGGATGACCCTTTTCTCCAAATTTATGATTATGGATTTGACTCAAAAGTTGTGCAGTATCATAGAGATTGCTATGAAGTAAACCCATTAATTAGACAACCTTTGAATGGAATTTACAGCATTAACAACAACTTAATGAGTGGGGACACTGATAATGTTGGTGGTTATGGACCTGTATCTAAATTGGATTATCATCGAGACGATTTTGAAGCAAGTGAAATTGGTCTCTTTGGTTGTGAAGAGGATGACAATTTGGCCGAAGTTGACACCACAATCAAAGGTAGAAGAGAAGATGATGGCATCTTTTTGAGACTCAGAATAGCAGATAAGGAAG GTCGAATTAGAAACATCTACTTCCCATTTGACATTGAGACTGATACCGCACTGAGTGTTGCAAATGAAATGGTAGCTGAGCTTGATATAAATGACCAAGATGTAACAAATTTAGCAAATATGATAGACAATGAAATTGCAACATTGGTTCCAGAGTGGAAAACAGGACCCATAATAGAGGaaaaatcagaatgttcaagTGCAAGTGTCTGCCTCAATTGTGCTGCAAACGGTTACTTGTTTGATTATGTATTATCAAATAATCCATGTGGCAAGAACCTTCAATTTCTTCATTGTTCTAAAACTGGATGTGCTGCAGTTCATGGCCGATTCGAAGAGATAACATACCAAGTTGAAGGGTCTAAAAATAGTGCTAGAGAAGGTGCATTAGATGCATCAAGCCAATCCAATGACATTCAATATACAGATATCTGGGCTCAGAGAGATGAACCAGAGTTATGCCATGAAGAGTTAAAAGACATACACTGTGACCAAGCTCATGAGGCATCAAACTCATCAAACATCAAGGAGGATGGAAAAACTATTAATGTGGATGAACAAAGTGATCTCAATAccagaaagccttcttcaaaccCTGCACCAAATTGTGTTTTCTTGGActatgaaaatgaaattagGCAAGAACTAAGATGGCTCAAAGCAAAGTACCAGATGCAGCTAAGGGAGCTTAGAGACCAACAACTTGGGGGTAAACCAAAATTTACTAGCATATCTCCTGACACCGATAAATTGGAGCATTTGAAAGATGGAATTCTGAGGCTATCAGATGCATCCAACTTGAAGATACAAAACAATAAACCACTATTGAAAACTATAGTTTCTGGGAAGCATTTTCATATTGAATCGGAGAAATGCAACAGTTTGGCTGATCAAATGGTTCAAAATGTTGATGAGATTCGTCGGTCTAACAGTCCTGAGCAAATGATCACAGTCAAGGATTTCTTTACAGGAGTATTGCTTCCACACTCACTTCAGAGGGCAACCTCACTTCCTGTTGATGCAGTAGATGTCTAG